From the Candidatus Saccharibacteria bacterium genome, the window CAACAGCTTGAGCGCGCTGCGGGGTTCCCGAGCGCAGATATACGGCTAGCAGCACATACCATGCAGGCAACGCGACAAAAAGTGCGCGAGCTTGGTCTTGACCCTGCCGATACAACTGGCCCCGAGCTGTATGCAGCACTCCAAACGCGTTTAGCACAAGATGAAGTCCGAGTACGAGCAGCACTTAATCTCCGGGCAGATATACACCCAGTGGACATACTTGAAAACGTGGCTCGCCACCTGAACAAGCTAGACACCCACAGTGACCTTTTTGTTGTAAAGCCAACGGTCATGAAGCAGTTGCTCAAAAAGTTAAAGCCCAAGGCAACAATGAAGCGGCTTGGCTATCGCAGTATGGATAGTATGCTCAAACACGAGCCAGTCGCGCAACTACTTGCGGCCTGCCACATAAGTGAGTCGGCTGAATGGCAAGAAATGCGCCGAGCGGCGTATAAAAAGTTGCAGACGAAAGATTTTGAGTCGAAACGGCCGGTGTTTATTGTGCCTACTACAAAACAGTGGCCAAAATTTGCCGAAGCGCACATTTCGCAGCACAAACACAACATTTTGGTCGTACCGGAGCAGGGAGCTGTTATTTTGCTGCCCATGAGCCATGATTTACCCGGGATGGCCATAACGTCTCTGGTACTTTCACTTCATTTACTAAATGACATGCGAGCAAGGAGTGCGTATTTGAAGCTGCAGCAGGTTCAGCCAAACTTTGGCGAACTATTTCAGGCTGCAGCGGCAGACGAACCCATGACGGAAGTTGAGCTGGGCGGCAACGTGCTTTCGTGGCGCGCTGTGCATTGGCTATACGGGCAGGGACACATGGCGTACCGTCCGGAAGTGTTCGAGCCGCATATTCAGCCCGAAGACCTGCTCTTGCACAACGTTGGTTCTGAGCTGGCAGCGCTGCAACCAGTGCTGACATTTTGGCAAGAAACAGAGGCGCTTGGGCTGCTCGATGGCAGCGATGCGGTCTCGCTCAACATCTTAGACGTTGCGCTTGGCGTGTGTAACGGTCTTGCCTACGGTGAGCGGGTTTTACGACATATGCGTGAGGCGTTGGGGCGCGAACTGTTTGCGCGCTATGTTCAGCAGGACAACTTGCAGGAAGTGCTTGGCACCACACTCGGGAGGCAACTTGCCCCTGAGCTAGAGTTTTCTTAAGACTATATAAGCGCTATTTATTGAACTCTTTATTGATGATTTTGCAGATTGCGTCGTAGTCGTCTGTAATGGTGTAAATTTTTTCGTCGCCGGCCGAAATAAGTCCTTTTCGCAAGAGGTGTTTGTGCACAAAGCGGTCAAGGTCTTTCCAATATTTCTTGCCCACAAGAATAACGGGGACTTTTGGCATTTTGCCAGTTTGAATAAGCGTGATAATTTCAAACATTTCGTCGAGTGTGCCGAAGCCGCCCGGAAAGCACACGAAGCCGTGGGCATAGAAGGTCATCATTACTTTGCGGGTAAAGAAGAAGTTGAACGTCAGGTGGTCGGTGGTATATGGGTTGAGATGTTGTTCGTGCGGGAGGCGGATGTTGAAGCCAACCGACACATCTTGCTCGTCGAAGGCGCCTCGGTTGCTTGCTTCCATGATGCCGTTACCACCACCCGAGATTATGGCAAAGCCGTCATCGGCCAGTCGTGCTGCAATGTCGCGTGCCATGTGGTAGTAGTCGGTACGAGGGCTGAGGCGGGCTGAACCAAAAAAAGTAACACGCTTTGGGTATTTCTTAAGAATTTTGAACGCTGCTTCAAACTCTTCGTCTGCAGTGCGGAGGTCGCGGGTTGATTTGGCAATGGCTTTTTTTTGTTCCTCGCTCATTGTCCAGATTTTGTGTTCGTGTGTATGTGTATGTGCCATAATCAGCTCTCATTCTACCTGCTTATGTCTATTATTCAAACACTCAAAATACATTCCAACAAGCCATGTGGCCGCACAACTTATTGGAATTTGCGGGGTTTGTTGGCCGGGGTGGGGAATGGGTGGCGCGTGCAGCCATGCTAGTGTTGCGTATTGTTCATTATTTAACGAGTTTTGGACAAATATGACACAACTACCCGAAATATTTTGTACAATACCTAGATGGCCCAATTTCAGCTTCGAAGTGACTACAAACCTACTGGCGATCAGCCGGAGGCTATTCGGCTGTTGACCGAGGGGCTGCAAAATGGGGTGAAAGAGCAGACGCTGCTGGGTGTAACGGGCAGCGGTAAGACGTTTACCATGGCAAACCTGGTGCAGAATGTGCAGCGACCTACGCTTGTATTGAGCCACAACAAAACACTGGCGGCGCAGCTATACAGCGAATTTAAACATTTTTTCCCGGACAATGCCGTGCACTATTTCGTTAGCTACTTCGACTACTACCAACCAGAGGCTTACATTGCCCGCAGCGACACCTATATAGAAAAAGACAGCCAAATAAACGAAGAAATTGACCGGTTACGCCATGCCGCCACCGATGCACTGCTTAGCCGCAAAGACGTGCTCATTGTTGCAAGCGTCAGCTGCATATACGGCATTGGTTCGGTGGAGGACTACGATGGGCTGTCGGTCGAGGTCGTAAAAGGCGAGCGACGTGTCCGTGACAAGTTGCTGCGCCAGCTCACCGACATCCAGTACCAGCGAAATGACATTGATTTCCACAGAGGTACGTTCCGCGTCCGCGGTGATGTGGTAGACGTATACCCAGCGGGCGAAGAATGGGCGTACCGCATAGATATGTTTGGTGATGAGGTTGAGCGTATTACCAAAATCGACCCGCTAACAGGTGAAATAATGGCCAACCTCAGTAGCTACAAAATCTTCCCCAGCAGCCACTACGTTACCCCGCAGGACAAGCTCAAAGTTGCCCTCGGGCATATCCAGCAAGAACTTGCAGAACGACTGGGGCAGTTCAAGCGTGAAGGCAAGCTACTTGAAGCCCAGCGGCTCGAACAACGCACGCGCTTCGACCTAGAAATGCTAGAGGAAACAGGCTTCGTGAAGGGTATAGAAAACTACAGCCGGTACCTCACGAACCGCGAACCTGGCGAGCAGCCCGCTACGCTGCTCGATTATTTCCCCGACGACTACCTACTGCTGGTCGATGAAAGCCACATGACCATCCCCCAGCTGCGCGGTATGTACAATGGTGACCGGGCACGCAAAGAGGTGTTGGTAGAGCACGGCTTTCGTTTGCCGAGTGCGCTGGACAACCGCCCCCTGAACTTCACCGAGTACGAGCGCCACGTGAACCAAGTGGTGTATGTGAGTGCCACGCCTGCCGTGTACGAACTGAGCCGCAGTCCTGAACCCGCTCAGCAGGTTATACGGCCAACTGGCCTACTTGACCCGCGTATAGAAGTCCGCAAAATTGAGGGGCAGATTGACGACCTACTGGCAGAGATTCGTGACACCATAGCAAAAGGTGAACGTGTACTCGTCACCACACTTACCAAGCGCATGAGCGAAGACCTTACCGAGTACCTAAAAGACCTGAACATCAAGGTGGCGTATCTGCACAGCGATGTCGATACGCTCGACCGCACCGACATTTTGCGCGACCTGCGTCTTGGTGTATACGACGTGCTCGTCGGCATAAACTTGCTGCGAGAAGGGCTTGATTTGCCCGAAGTCTCACTTGTCGCCATCCTCGACGCCGACAAAGAAGGCTTTTTGCGCAGCGAGCAAGCACTTATACAGACGGTAGGCCGCGCAGCGCGTCACGAACAAGGCCGCGTTATTATGTACGCCGATACCGTAACGAAAAGTATGCAGCGCACCATAGATGAAACAAACCGCCGTCGGAAAATTCAAGACGAGTACAACAAAGCCCATGGCATTACCCCCACCGGCATAAATCGCGCCGTAGAAGGTCGTATGAACACCGACCTCCCCGAAGAAGCCAAGCGCGCCAAGCTTGACCTAAAGAAAATACCAAAAGACGAATACAAAACCCTAGTAAAAGACCTGACTGCTCAAATGGACCTAGCTGCTGCCAATCTCCAGTTTGAGCAAGCCGCCGAACTCCGCGACCTCATTGCCAGCATCAAAGCCAAGACGTAACTAGGCTCTATATTACTCCGCAACAGGTTAATCCTTTACAACCTGAATCTCAAAACCCTTCCTGCTATACCGTGCTGTCATCCCAGCGAAGGCTGGGATCCAGATGAAAAACACACTAGATTGTATCCTAAAAGAACCAAGCATTGCCTGAGCGGGCATATACTTGGTTCTGGAGGAGAGCGAGCTACTATCCTGGATTCAGCTGGATTCCCGCCGGAGTTTACCCTCGACTTGATTGAGGGCGGGAATGACACTTTGGAGGTTTTGAGATTCAGATTTTACAGAACTGACTTAACCGTAATGATGACCTCTGGAGTTATTTGAATGCTATTTCTTTCAATTTCGAAAATCATGGTATAATATATACTTTATGAAACGACCTGTATTCTTGTCGGGCTCTGATTTGCCGCCAGTGGGCGTGCTACCTGCTGATCTTTTTTCTAGTGTGAATAATTTGGATGAATTGGTTCTAGGCCGGCCGCTAGTGAACGCTTTGGACATTACGGACGGCATAAAGCGCGTACTAGCTCCTAATAGCTACGGGTGCGGAACGAATCAGCTTGGGCTTATACATGTTGGCCGCGAAGAACTAGCGATGGAAAGTATAAGGAACCCAGACGTGCACAGGGAAATTCGTGTAGCCGATAAAAATAGACACAGTGATCCCCTGAAAGTCAAAATTACTGAGGTAGAAACTGTGCTATTAGAGCCTGACGGCCAGATAGTACGCCAAGGAATATTTTGCACAGTTAGTGATCCTGATATCCGAGGGGTACCATATTCTCTAACGTTTGAGCAGCGGAACTTACGAAGATGTGTTGGGCTTCAGCCAGATGAGGGTCAGCCACCAATCCTGTTCCTGGGCGTCGCAAGAGCATTGACAGTTCGAGCCCAACCCGATAATTTACCAGGCTGGCTGTCGGACATCATCGGAGCTACCGTCCATCTCGGAGACGTTTCATTTATTCCTCGTCGGGTAGGTCGCGCCTAGGTAAGCCCACGTGTCTGCTACCTGGACATGCAGCATAATAAATTTAATGTATGTAAATAGTTACGCGGGGTCTAAGAGTTGGTATACTACTTGTTAATGGCGAAATTGTCTCGTGATGATGTCTTAAAGTTGGCTGAATTAGCCCGTATATCCTTGTCGGATGACGAAGTTGATTCGTTTGCGAGCGAGCTCAGTGCTATTTTAGGCTACGTCGAACAGCTTTCGTCCGTTGATGTAAGCGGTTTAGAACCGACCAACCAAGTGACTGGGCTTACCAATGTTATGCGGAAAGATGAAGTCATTGATTATGGCTATACACCTGATGAATTGCTTAAAATCGTCCCCAAGGTAGAAAAAAACATGCTGAAGGTGAAGAGGATGATTGGGTGAACCGGCAACCTATTGCTACCATTGCAGACGATGTGAATGCTGGTCGGGTAAAAGCGGCAGAGCTTGTCGAACGGTCGCTGACTGCCATAGAACAGCATAAAGAATATCAGGCAATCATATCCACCTTAGCTGACTCAGCTCGTTCCCGGGCGAAATCTATAGATGAAAAAGTGGCAAATGGGGTGAACGCTGGTCGTTTGGCGGGCGTGCCGTTCATTGCCAAAGACAATCTGCTGGTCATGGGAGCGGAAGCGACCGCCGCCAGCAACATCCTGAAGGGCTTTGTGCCGCCGTATCAATCGAGTGTGATTAACCGTTTAGAGGCCGAAGGCGCTATTTGTGTCGCAAAAGCAAACCAAGATGCCTTTGGTCACGGTGCGAGTACCGAGAACTCCGACTTTTTTGTGACGAAAAATCCGCACGACAAAACGCGCGTACCCGGTGGTTCTTCTGGAGGCCCTGCGGCGGCCGTCGTGCTCGAAATGGCACCGTTCGCTATAGGTACCGACACCGGTGGTTCCATACGGCAGCCCGCCAGCTATGTTGGCTGTGTGGGGCTTCGCCCAACGTACGGCTTAACTTCGCGGAGTGGGGTGGTTGCCATGGCCAGCAGCACAGATACCATTGGCCCGCTTGCCATGAGTGTCGCAGATGCAGCCTATGTGTTTGATGTATACGCCGGCAAAGATGAGTTAGACAGTACTACCATAGACCGCGACCCACAGGGCTATGCACTTTCAGATGACAAAGCTCAGTTGAAAGATGTCAGAGTTGGCATTATCAAAGAGTGGATGGGCGAGGGCCTTGATGATGACGTTCGGGAATCGGTGGAAAAAGCTGTCCGTGACCTCAAGGCCACCGGGGCAGTAGTCGAGGAAATCAGCATACCGAGCCTCCCATTGTCTCTCGCGGTGTACTACATACTCATTCCCGCGGAAGTAAGCAGCAATCTTGCCCGGCACGACGGGCAACGGTATCAGTTTAGTGACCAAAATGGTGCCGATTTATTCGAAAGCTATACCCAATCTCGTGCGAAGGGTTTCGGGCGTGAAGCGAAGCGTCGAATTATGATAGGCACCTATGTACTCAGCAGCGGATATTACGATGCCTACTACAAACAGGCACAAACGGTACGCACGAAACTCATTCAGGAGTTTACCGATGTGCTTGAGCGGTACGATTTTCTCATTGGCCCGGTTGCGCCGAATGCCGCTTTCAAAATTGGTGAAAATGCCGAAGACCCACTCAAAATGTACTTGGTAGATATGATGACTGTCGCTCCAGCACTGGTTGGTGTGCCCGCCATAAGCATTCCGGTATCTGCGAGCAGCAAGACGGGGATGCCGATAGGCTTGCAAATTATTGCCGCTCAGCGAAGCGACCGTGAACTTCTGGCCTTTGCGGCCGCTGCCGAGGGAGTAGTGCAATGAATGACATGATGAACTCTACCGCCCTGGCCGTTGGTGCGGGTGTAATTATGGTTATACTGGTGGTTGTTTCGGGTATTTTCGCGCGCCGCGGCCGCAAGCTAAACGCCGCGTATTATGAAAAAAAGTGGAATGAGCTCCAGAAGCTCTTAAAAGACACTGCCACCTGGCCGCTTGCTATTATCGATGCCGATAAATTGCTTGACCAGGCGCTGAAAGACCGCCGCTTTAAGGGAAAGACTATGGGTGAGCGCCTTGTTGCCGCACAGCGTGAAATAAAGTATAACGACGAAGTCTGGTTTGGTCACAAGCTGCGTAACAAGCTTGTCCATGAAAGCGATATAAAGCTCCGCGAACGCGACGTAAAAGATGCGCTGCTTGGCATAAAAGCCGCGCTGAAAGACCTGGGAGCGCTGTAAATGAGAGTCAAGAGTCAAGAGTCAAGAGTCAAGAGCACTGTCGCATCCTGCGAAGGACAATTCATGTCTCATGTCTCATGGCTCATGTCTCATAAGGAGACGGGACTATGATATCGGACGAAACCCGCCGCCAGTACACCGTCACTATCGGCATAGAGTGCCATGTGCAGTTGAAGACAAAGACAAAACTCTTTAGCGGGGCCGATAACGATGCGCGCGAAGCCGCACCAAATACGCTGGTGAATCACATAGACTTTGGCTTGCCAGGCGCCTTGCCGGTTCTAAACGAAAAAGCGGTTGAGCTCGCCAGTCGTGCGGCTTTTGCACTCGGCACAGAACCGCAGCGGTTTAGTAAGTTTGACCGCAAGCATTACTTTTACCCAGACTTGCCGCTAGGCTATCAGATTACGCAGTTTTATGACCCAATCATAAAAAATGGTTCGGTGACATTTACGCTAGATGGTGAGCCAAAAACAGTGCGCATTCACGAAGCCCACATGGAAGCAGATGCTGGCAAGTCGACACATCCGGCCGGAGCAGACTACAGCCTTGTCGACCTCAACCGAGCCGGAACGCCGCTGCTGGAAATAGTGAGCGAACCCGACATGCAC encodes:
- a CDS encoding TIGR00730 family Rossman fold protein, which codes for MAHTHTHEHKIWTMSEEQKKAIAKSTRDLRTADEEFEAAFKILKKYPKRVTFFGSARLSPRTDYYHMARDIAARLADDGFAIISGGGNGIMEASNRGAFDEQDVSVGFNIRLPHEQHLNPYTTDHLTFNFFFTRKVMMTFYAHGFVCFPGGFGTLDEMFEIITLIQTGKMPKVPVILVGKKYWKDLDRFVHKHLLRKGLISAGDEKIYTITDDYDAICKIINKEFNK
- the uvrB gene encoding excinuclease ABC subunit UvrB → MAQFQLRSDYKPTGDQPEAIRLLTEGLQNGVKEQTLLGVTGSGKTFTMANLVQNVQRPTLVLSHNKTLAAQLYSEFKHFFPDNAVHYFVSYFDYYQPEAYIARSDTYIEKDSQINEEIDRLRHAATDALLSRKDVLIVASVSCIYGIGSVEDYDGLSVEVVKGERRVRDKLLRQLTDIQYQRNDIDFHRGTFRVRGDVVDVYPAGEEWAYRIDMFGDEVERITKIDPLTGEIMANLSSYKIFPSSHYVTPQDKLKVALGHIQQELAERLGQFKREGKLLEAQRLEQRTRFDLEMLEETGFVKGIENYSRYLTNREPGEQPATLLDYFPDDYLLLVDESHMTIPQLRGMYNGDRARKEVLVEHGFRLPSALDNRPLNFTEYERHVNQVVYVSATPAVYELSRSPEPAQQVIRPTGLLDPRIEVRKIEGQIDDLLAEIRDTIAKGERVLVTTLTKRMSEDLTEYLKDLNIKVAYLHSDVDTLDRTDILRDLRLGVYDVLVGINLLREGLDLPEVSLVAILDADKEGFLRSEQALIQTVGRAARHEQGRVIMYADTVTKSMQRTIDETNRRRKIQDEYNKAHGITPTGINRAVEGRMNTDLPEEAKRAKLDLKKIPKDEYKTLVKDLTAQMDLAAANLQFEQAAELRDLIASIKAKT
- the gatC gene encoding Asp-tRNA(Asn)/Glu-tRNA(Gln) amidotransferase subunit GatC gives rise to the protein MAKLSRDDVLKLAELARISLSDDEVDSFASELSAILGYVEQLSSVDVSGLEPTNQVTGLTNVMRKDEVIDYGYTPDELLKIVPKVEKNMLKVKRMIG
- the gatA gene encoding Asp-tRNA(Asn)/Glu-tRNA(Gln) amidotransferase subunit GatA, encoding MATIADDVNAGRVKAAELVERSLTAIEQHKEYQAIISTLADSARSRAKSIDEKVANGVNAGRLAGVPFIAKDNLLVMGAEATAASNILKGFVPPYQSSVINRLEAEGAICVAKANQDAFGHGASTENSDFFVTKNPHDKTRVPGGSSGGPAAAVVLEMAPFAIGTDTGGSIRQPASYVGCVGLRPTYGLTSRSGVVAMASSTDTIGPLAMSVADAAYVFDVYAGKDELDSTTIDRDPQGYALSDDKAQLKDVRVGIIKEWMGEGLDDDVRESVEKAVRDLKATGAVVEEISIPSLPLSLAVYYILIPAEVSSNLARHDGQRYQFSDQNGADLFESYTQSRAKGFGREAKRRIMIGTYVLSSGYYDAYYKQAQTVRTKLIQEFTDVLERYDFLIGPVAPNAAFKIGENAEDPLKMYLVDMMTVAPALVGVPAISIPVSASSKTGMPIGLQIIAAQRSDRELLAFAAAAEGVVQ